A window from Neobacillus sp. PS3-40 encodes these proteins:
- the hpf gene encoding ribosome hibernation-promoting factor, HPF/YfiA family yields the protein MNYNVRGENIEVTPAIREYVEKKVAKLERYFTETPEANVNVNLRFNQDKTSKVEVTIPLPQLVLRAEETNDDMYAGIDLIIDKLERQIRKHKTKVNRKFREKGDFVNMFTTSVESSDSHEFEEDDLELVRTKRFDLKPMDSEEAILQMNMLGHNFYVFTNANTHQTNVVYKRKDGRYGLIEAH from the coding sequence ATGAATTATAACGTTCGAGGTGAAAACATTGAGGTAACTCCAGCAATTCGAGAGTATGTAGAGAAGAAAGTTGCTAAATTGGAGCGTTATTTTACTGAAACGCCTGAGGCAAACGTGAATGTGAATTTGAGATTTAATCAAGATAAAACTTCAAAAGTAGAAGTAACAATTCCACTTCCACAGCTTGTGTTACGTGCTGAGGAAACTAATGATGATATGTATGCAGGGATCGATTTGATCATTGACAAGCTTGAACGTCAAATCCGCAAGCATAAAACAAAGGTAAACCGTAAATTCCGTGAAAAAGGCGATTTTGTTAATATGTTCACAACTTCTGTAGAAAGTTCCGATTCGCATGAGTTTGAAGAGGATGATTTAGAGTTAGTGCGTACAAAGCGCTTCGACCTTAAACCAATGGATAGTGAAGAAGCGATTCTGCAAATGAACATGCTAGGCCACAACTTCTACGTTTTCACAAACGCTAACACTCACCAAACAAATGTAGTGTACAAACGTAAAGATGGCCGCTACGGCTTAATTGAAGCACATTAA
- a CDS encoding flagellar protein FliT has translation MNKVQAIYDYTVELLDLLENKPEVDRDEKIKVINDLLEKREKEINVLSEPYTDQEMELGKHLVDLNKKLTLLLEREKLLIQKDIKDLHAKKESNQKYTNPYENISSGGVFYDKKN, from the coding sequence GTGAACAAAGTTCAAGCCATTTATGATTATACTGTCGAACTTCTTGATTTACTCGAAAATAAGCCTGAAGTAGATCGTGATGAGAAGATCAAAGTTATTAACGACCTTTTGGAGAAGCGGGAAAAAGAAATAAATGTACTTTCTGAGCCTTATACGGATCAAGAAATGGAATTGGGAAAGCATTTAGTTGATTTGAATAAAAAGCTTACACTGCTTCTTGAACGTGAAAAATTATTGATTCAAAAGGATATTAAAGATTTACACGCAAAAAAGGAATCAAATCAAAAATATACAAACCCATATGAGAACATTTCATCGGGTGGGGTATTTTACGATAAGAAAAATTAA
- the fliS gene encoding flagellar export chaperone FliS — protein MAMNNPYQSYQQNSVNTASPGELTLMLYNGCLKFIRLAKSAIVEKNIEVKNTNLLKAQKIIQELMVTLNLDQPISKDLLSLYDYLNRRLIEANIKNDVSILDEVEEFIADFRDTWKQVIQINRQKQYAQGGQA, from the coding sequence ATGGCAATGAACAATCCCTATCAATCGTACCAACAAAACTCGGTTAACACGGCCTCTCCGGGCGAGTTAACATTAATGCTTTATAATGGATGCTTGAAATTTATTCGTCTAGCAAAAAGTGCTATTGTGGAAAAAAATATTGAAGTTAAAAATACGAACCTTCTGAAGGCACAAAAAATCATACAGGAATTGATGGTAACATTGAATTTAGATCAGCCTATTTCTAAAGATTTGCTTTCATTATACGATTATCTAAATAGGAGACTGATTGAAGCTAATATTAAGAATGATGTGTCAATCCTTGATGAAGTTGAAGAATTTATTGCTGATTTTCGTGATACGTGGAAGCAAGTTATTCAAATTAACCGTCAGAAGCAATATGCCCAAGGCGGTCAGGCTTAG
- the flaG gene encoding flagellar protein FlaG yields the protein MIDSISTSGIPTQQRTAINEGVRIKEIKEDEKPASTNQFEKKQSQEVNQKKKEKVKEIVKGLNDFLQPAHTSIKFKLHEKLNEYYVTIVDDITNEVVKEIPAKKLLDTYADMAEHLGLLVDKKI from the coding sequence ATGATCGATAGTATTTCAACATCGGGCATTCCTACACAGCAAAGAACTGCAATTAATGAAGGGGTACGGATAAAAGAAATTAAAGAGGATGAAAAACCAGCTTCAACGAATCAATTTGAGAAAAAGCAATCACAGGAAGTTAATCAAAAGAAAAAAGAAAAGGTAAAAGAGATCGTTAAGGGGTTAAATGATTTCTTACAGCCTGCACATACATCCATTAAATTTAAGCTTCATGAAAAGCTTAATGAGTACTATGTAACTATTGTCGATGATATAACCAATGAAGTTGTAAAAGAGATACCTGCCAAAAAGCTACTTGATACGTATGCGGATATGGCTGAGCACCTCGGGCTTCTAGTTGATAAAAAAATATAG
- a CDS encoding YaaR family protein — protein MEVQGVNKTSFLRLGLKETTSQDSISFNSVMDKKRSDISLDALNQKMLEIENQGSKLVESRTIENLRKYKKLVKGFLDNAVKNGLDLQEHRGFNYRGSAKAYKLVKEVDKKLVDLTNTVLDKEQGSLDLLGLVGEIKGMLINIYT, from the coding sequence ATGGAAGTACAAGGCGTTAATAAAACCTCTTTTTTGAGACTTGGATTAAAGGAAACAACATCCCAGGATTCAATTTCCTTTAATTCCGTCATGGATAAAAAGCGATCTGACATTTCACTTGATGCTCTTAATCAAAAAATGCTGGAAATTGAAAATCAGGGTAGCAAACTTGTGGAATCAAGAACCATTGAAAACTTGCGTAAGTATAAGAAATTAGTCAAAGGATTTTTAGATAATGCTGTGAAAAATGGTCTAGATCTACAGGAACACCGCGGATTTAACTATCGTGGATCTGCAAAAGCATACAAGCTTGTGAAAGAAGTCGACAAAAAGCTGGTTGATTTGACCAATACCGTCCTAGATAAAGAGCAAGGTAGTCTTGATCTATTGGGTCTAGTTGGAGAAATTAAGGGAATGTTGATTAATATCTATACTTAA
- a CDS encoding EscU/YscU/HrcU family type III secretion system export apparatus switch protein — translation MTSHYFNSKNRKQMNGPSAAVIKYDKGQGNTPTVVAHGTGYVAQKIIEAAKKNNIHLQEDSTLIQNLLQIDLGDSVPPQLYEVIAEVFILLEKMDEAY, via the coding sequence ATGACTAGCCACTATTTTAATTCGAAAAATCGCAAGCAAATGAACGGTCCTTCTGCTGCTGTGATAAAATATGATAAAGGCCAGGGGAATACTCCGACAGTTGTCGCGCACGGAACAGGCTATGTTGCCCAAAAAATTATTGAGGCGGCGAAGAAAAATAATATTCATCTTCAAGAGGATTCAACGCTGATCCAAAACCTGCTGCAAATTGATTTGGGTGACTCGGTTCCACCACAGCTGTACGAAGTGATTGCGGAAGTTTTTATCTTACTTGAAAAAATGGACGAAGCCTATTAA
- a CDS encoding YjfB family protein, producing MDVALMSMALSQVQLQEQASLSVMKIAMNQAEGSALFLNKLMGEDNVQALQHATQPHLGGNIDIKG from the coding sequence ATGGATGTAGCATTAATGTCAATGGCATTAAGCCAAGTACAGCTTCAGGAACAAGCTTCATTATCTGTTATGAAGATAGCAATGAATCAAGCAGAAGGAAGTGCTCTATTCCTTAACAAGTTGATGGGAGAGGACAACGTACAAGCTCTGCAACATGCAACACAGCCTCATTTAGGTGGGAATATAGATATAAAAGGATAA